One genomic region from Candidatus Binataceae bacterium encodes:
- a CDS encoding glycine zipper domain-containing protein, with translation MRKRWMATAGVALAAAMFVAGCAGSQPLSTREEGTGIGALLGGGAGAAIGAATGHPALGALIGAGAGGVGGYAVGNSMQNQENANSQTNGQLQQQQQEIENQRQQIEQMKQQQETE, from the coding sequence ATGCGCAAGCGTTGGATGGCAACTGCGGGAGTCGCGCTGGCCGCGGCGATGTTCGTGGCGGGATGCGCGGGAAGCCAACCCCTTAGCACACGTGAGGAGGGGACCGGCATCGGCGCGCTGCTCGGAGGTGGTGCAGGAGCGGCGATTGGCGCGGCGACCGGCCATCCGGCGCTGGGCGCATTGATCGGCGCGGGCGCCGGCGGCGTCGGCGGCTACGCGGTTGGCAACTCGATGCAGAATCAGGAGAACGCCAATTCGCAGACTAACGGCCAGTTGCAGCAGCAACAGCAGGAGATCGAGAATCAGCGCCAACAGATCGAGCAGATGAAGCAACAGCAGGAGACCGAATAA